GGATGAATAGAGTAGGAAAACAAAAAGATATCAATAATTTTTTGCAAACCAATAATATAGGTTTATTTGGTTTActtgaaacaaaaataaagaataaGGCTTTTCATAAGGCTTCTTGTAGTTTTTCTAATTGGTGTATCACTACAAATACTGGATATCATTCTGGTGGACGCATTTGGGTTCTCTGGAAGCCTAATTGTTTTAgggtgaatgttctggaatataATGCCCAATATATACATATAAAAGTTGAGTCTTTGGGTGATAGGAGAAGCTTCTGGTTAACCATGGTGTATGCTTTCAATGGAATTCATGAGAGAGAACTTTTGTGGGACAATTTGAGAAAGACTGCAAGTATGGTAGCTGGTCCATGGGCAATTGTAGGAGACTTCAACTGTGTGATGAATGCTTCAGAAAGAGTGGGTGGGAATACTCCATCTGGTGAAATGGAACCATTTAGAAGTTGTGTGGATGATTGTGGGGTGATAGATATTGCTGCAGTAGGAGCTTTGTACACCTGGAACAATAAACAGAAACCAGGGGAAAGAATTTACAGTAGGATTGACAGGTTCTTAGTCAATAAAGACTGGTATGACAAATTTCCTGACATTTATGCACATTTCCTTCCTGAGGGACTTTTGGATCACACACCTTGCCTCTTAAAAAGCACAAGTCAAGGTCAGGGCAAGAGAAGTTTTAAATATTTCAACATGTGGGGTGATTCTAAAAATTTTATTCCACTGGTGAGGATGCATTGGGATTCTGGCTTCACTGGCACTGCTATGTTCAGACTGGCAAAAAATTTGAAGAATTTGAAACCTGTGCTCAAGGAACTGAACAAAGAATGCTACAGTGACATTGAGAATGCAGCTACTATATTGCAGAAACAGGTGGAGGGACTGCAGGAAGTGATAAATAGAGATCCTACTAATATTCAGAGCATTTCTGAAGAGTATGAAGCTACTCTTAAGCTGCAGGAGCTAAAAAAGGCTAAGGAAAGCTTCCTTTCTCAAAAGTCTAAACAGATGTGGATAAAGGATGGAGATGCTAACAGCTCCTATTTTCATGGTATGCTGAAAAAGAGAAGGAATCTGAATAAGGTTGCAATGATTGAGGATATGGAAGGCAATGTGTGTGATACACAAGAGCAAATTCAGGAAGCTTTTATTGACTACTATCAAGTCCTACTTGGAACAAGTAAAGAAACAAAGAAGATCCACAAGAAGATTATTGCCCAAGGACCTAGGTGCAATGTTGATCATTGGCATAGCCTGAGGAAGCCTATAACTGGGGTGGAAATTAAGGAGGCTTTATTTAGCATTCCTGACATAAAATCTCCTGGTCCAGATGGATACACTAGCAAGTTTTTTAAAGATGCTTGGGGGGAGATTGGAGGGGATGTTATAAAGGCCGTTCAAGATTTTTTTCAACATAAGCAGCTACTCAAACAAATAAATTCCACAAATATTACACTTATTCCCAAGTGTGATAGGCCAAAGAGTGTTCTCCAATTCCGAcctattgcttgttgtaatgtggTGTATAAAATCATATCAAAATTGCTTTGTTCAAGGCTTGCTGAAGTGTTGCCACAAATAGTAGGACAAAATCAGGGAGCATTCATACAGCAGAGAAGTATTCAGGAGAACATTCTTATATGTCAGGATTTGATTAGGCTGTATGAAAGACCTCATGCTTCCCCAAGGTGTATGTTCAAAATAGATCTGCAGAAGGCCTATGATACAGTGGAGTGGTCTTTTGTTGAGAATCTATTAGAAGAACTTAACATCCCTCCTGACTTCAAGGTCATGTTAATGCAATGCATCACTACAACTACTTATTCTCTTTCTGTTAATGGTGAGATGTTTGGTTACTTCCAGGGTAAGAGGGGCTTAAGGCAGGGGGACCCTCTTTCTCCCTTGCTTTTTACCCTATGCATGGAGTATCTGACTCGTACTCTGCAGTATGCCACTTCAAAGTATGATTTTAAATTCCACCCTATGTGCAAGAAACAAAGACTCACTAGccttatgtttgctgatgatgttatTCTGTTCAGTAAAGGGGATGCCACCTCTATGATGCTTTTGTTACAATCTTTTGCTACATTCTCTAATGCCACTGGACTGCAAGTAAGTGCTTCAAAATCTAATGCTTTCTTCAGGAATGTTCCTGAGCAGTTGAAGTCTGAGATCCTACAGATATCTGGTTTTACTGAAGGGAGCATTCCATTCAGATACCTTGGTATGCCAATACAAACTACAAGGCTTAAAAAGCAAGACTGTGAATGCCTTGTGGATAAAATTTGTGCTAGGATACATGGGTATGGTGCAAGGAAGTTCTCATATGCAGGACGATTGGTAATTGTGCAGAGTGTGCTTAATTCATTACACTCATATTGGGCTTCTATGTTTGTCATTCCCAAAGGCATTATTAAGAGGATTGAAGCAGTTTGTAGAAATTTCCTCTGGGACAACAGTGCAGACTATAGAAGGACTCCTCTTGTGGGGTGGGATACTATTTGTAGACCCAAAGATGAAGGAGGTTTGGGACTCAAAGATCAGGAATCATGGAATAAGACAATGGTAGGCAGATTGGTTGACTGGATAGCTATGCAAAGAGACTCTATATGGGTACATTGGGTCCAAAATAATTACCTTAAGGGCCAGGAGTGGATGGAATATAAGCCAAGTACAAACTCTAGCTGGGTTTGGAGGAGAATTTGTAGGGTTAAGGATGAGCTGAATAACAAAACTGCTTGGGCCTTCCCTCTAAGGGATGTGATGAATTGGTGCGTGCATAGGACAGGAACAATGATGCAGAGGGGAGTGCAGGTTGCTCTGATGATGAGTCTTATGTATCAGGTATGGCAGCAGAGAAACAAAGGCAGGTATGAGAATGTTTTGATTCGTCCTGAAAGTGTGGCAGACATTATCATGGAGGAGATGAGATTCAGAGTTCGAGCCCGGGATAGAACAGTTATGACACTTGCTGAAAGAGAATGGCTTAATAGAATGCGTCTTATAGAATGATGTTTTGCTTTATGTTTGTGATCACCATATATAGCCTCATGTAATTATTTTACATATTATTTATAAAatttctcacatttcaccaaaaaaaaagggCAACTTCTGCGTGTACTGTATTCTCAATCCGACAACCCGAAATTTGCCGATGTATCCGTAGTACCTTTCAGGAAGAAACTAGGGTCGGACACAGTTATGGGTTCGGGTTTGATCATGAAAACCTCGATTACATAATAGTTGTTGTTTCCGATTATCACAATAATTTTCCGAATATCAAAACGCGAATAACTAGTGTGTACAGCTTGAATAAGAACACCTGGAGTGTAGTTGATGAAATAACGTTTCCTACAGATAATATGAACCAACTTAGAAAGTATGGTGTCCTCATTGATAACAATTTGTTGCATTGGATGTTTTGGATTCCCACATTGCACAAACAGAGGATTGGGTGTTTCGACATTTGTAAGAATAAGTGGACAGACAATGTTTTATTGCCTCGGTTCTATTACGACCCAACCTGCAACAAGGAAACCTACCTAGTTGATATTGGGCTTAATGATGAGTGTTTGTTTTCAATATTTAAGGATATAGTTGAGAATCGATACAATGTGTGGGTAATGAAGGAATATGGGGTACAAGAGTCATGGGTCATGCTTTTGAGAATTCCTGTTTCAAGTTGTTTTGATGGTAAAGTTATTACACTTGTTGCTAGTTGTCGGAGCTCGGAGATGGTTTTACTTCGACAACGTTATACTAGTAAGTTGTTATTGTACAATAAGGTTGATGGCGGAATTAGCGAGGCTAAATTTGGTGGAGCTCCGAATTGCTGGAATCTTCAAGCTTATATGTGTAGCAGGAGTCTTGTTGACGTTCCTGGTGGAAAACTGTTCGAGCATTCTGAGGCTGTTCATTTGGCATGAATCATGATTATTTGGTTGGTTCCAAATTATTCTTTTAACAATATATaacttgttgcttaattaattatCTTGCATTCCAAATCTtgcttaattaattttatacataCCGTCTCAAAGCTTGGTGGCAAAGTAGTCCGTAATTACAATGCCATATCAAAGCGTGGTTGCTAACTACTATGTCATATAAAAAATGGATGCAGTTGCGCTTGTAGTTTTAATTTGAAaattaagtaaattaaaaatCTTTCATGGTGTGTGCTTGATGTTTTGAAACCAACGTCATGAGGCATCAACAAGTTGTTGAGTTATTCGACAATTAAGTATGGAATAAGTACGTAGTGTACTTAGACCTTATTATTAGGGGCATACTGTCAAATGATTCCAAAATACACTATACATCGATCAACCTTGTTGCTTTGATCACTGCAGCTTGACGCCTTGACATATGATTTGGATCACATTAACTTGTTCTGTTGTACATTTAATTGTGTAGTTTTTGCCGCCTTAGCCATTTGTAGTTTTTGCCAGATTCGAGTTCATCAATGTCATTCACAAATCACTATTACTTGATCACTGTTTGAGCTCAACATCCTCTCTCGACCTCCCTACCGCTTGGTCTGGTCGAGTTTGGGCTCGAACCCTATGCTCAACTGACCCCACTCCACTGGGAAATTTAGGTGTGACACAGGGGATTGTGGTTCACCATATCAGGACATAATGGCAATGACCAAGACTTTTATGACATTAGCCTTGTTGATAGGTTCAACTTGCCAGTGTCGGTCACACCACAAAGCGGGTCTGGTAGTAAATGCAACCCTATAAGTTGTCCTGTACACTTAAACTCGGGTTGTCCTGGGGAATTGGCTCAATCCAGGTCCGGCCCTAGTTTTCGTCAGTACCGGGTCAGGAAGGCCGGGTATAAATTGACCCTTGGGCAGGTGGGGAttggtcgggtcgggtcggacTGAAATTCCTCCACGCTATTTTTGATACACCAAATCGTGAAAAGCTTTATGCTTTAATTGAACTGAACTCGAAAATAAAGGTCCATTGAAATTACCCGAACTGAAATTGATTTGAATGACCCATTTACCACCTCTTTATTATGCCGAACTAAATTTCAAATCAAGACACTTTTATATAGTCCATAACATCTGATCTATGTGCACATACGTACCAAGAGAATAAAAATAGAAGTATATTTTGTTAGAGAAGATTAcgtataattataatataatattattcAATAATATCAAATATTATTCCGATTACTACGATATATTATACGTAATCTTCTCtaacatattttttttatataatttgtATCATCTTCTTAAGATTCAGCATGATTTTACTCGGATTTTATTTCCTAGtcaaatctataaatattattaaaagggtaaccCAAAATATCAaataaatgtgacatggcaaaaaTCAATTGTGACATGGCAAAAATTTAATAGTGACAAGGAAAGATTTATTATGACATGGCTCTAATATATACAATATAAATTTACTAAATTAACCTTTTCATATATACATAAAATATACTAAAATGTCTTACAAAAAtgtcattattatcatcatcattattcttaACTTAATTGTGCATATTAAATATTTCATGAGTTAACAAATTCTAAATGTGATGTGATGAGTAAAAATCGCACTACGAAAATAAATACCGCTAAAATATTAAAAAACACAGAAGACTAAATATCTCACTAAATCATGTGCCATTTAAAATTCATCTCGAAATGCTATGTGTCACATGCTATAAGTACAAAAATATAAAAAACAATATTAgttacaaataaaaaaaataaattaatacaaatTTTTTACTTTCCACTCACAACTTTGGCTATTAATTTATCATATCTATTTAACATATACTTCGTTTATTTAATGATATGTTTGTTAATCACCATTATTATACTTTGTAATTATGTTATGATAACTTTTTTATCTTCCCTTTCATTCACAAAACTTATCTACTTCCCCCaaataaattgttgaaattaatgCGAGAATTAACTACAAAAATGATCTTATATAAGTATCGCACAAAtcctaatttttatttttattaaaaaaaattgatagGTAAAGTATAAATGGATAACTAAATgaattattttgctttttatcCTTATTGTGTTTTTAATTAATCGATagaatcttatttagttattatttTGTGTTTGTATTCAAATTGTAGGAGGGTGACATATTCACATATCAATAACATTAGATGAAATTAGAAAATAGCGGTAATGGAGCTTCTTTGCACTTTTCTTTGATTTGAATACTCTTTCATTATGTCaggttttccttttttttttttttttattatggtgtGTGCACTATAAAATGGCATATTGAATATTTGATATGTGGTGACATGTTAtatctatactatatagttaaaaggcaacttattaatacatttaattttttgccatgtaggattatcataattaaattctattcatttatattgttaatattaagtctactttaataaatttattaaaactcattataaggtttaaaaaaaatattattttgtgtggaaaccataagatcatgatttaaattataaaaataaaataagaatttactctcatcatttaaatcattcaatttgttcatctaactcctccttaaccataaagatagtagctaaaaggtcttaaatgtagtaaataaaaaatctaataatttggattataaagctactaatatctacaaatttataaatataattaaaaggaaaaccaaaatatctatcatcgTCATACAAGATAAATTTTTAAACGACTTTCATGCAAATTATTAtagttattaatattaatattagcattaataatattattaataatattaatattaatattaatattattattattattattattattattattattattattattattattattattattattattattatcattattatcattattattattatcatcatcatcattattattattattattattattattattattattattattgttattattattgttcttcttcttattcttcttcttattcttcttcttcttcttcttctaataataataataataataataataataataataataataataataataataataataataataataataataatatttatgtttatgtttatgtttagAAACAAGTCCATCGTGCCTCGACTCTTATTGAATTAATCTATTCGGACTTGGGAGATTTCAGAAACACAATGAGCCGAGGAGGTAAGCGTTATTACATCACTTTTGTAGATGATTTCTCTAGATATACGAAAGTGTATTTGTTAAGTACAAAAGATGAAGCCGAGCAAAAATTCATGATCTATAAAGCTGAAGTTGAGAATCAATTAGACCTTAAAATCAAACGTGTTAGGTCTGATAGGGGCGGTGAATATGAGGGTTATCCACTTAAAAAATATTGTGAAGAAAATGGCATTATCCATGAGATCAGCGCCCCATTCACACCTCAACAAAACGGAATAGCCGAATGGAAAAATCGATCTTTGAAAGacatgatgaatgctatgcttatTAGTTCTGGTATGCCTACTAACATGTGGGGCGAGGCCATTCTTTCTGCTTGTTTTGTACTTAACAGAGTTCCACACAAAAAATTGGAAACAACTCCTTATGAGCTCTGGAAAGGCCACAAGCCTAATCTTAACTACCTCAAAGTGTGGGGGTGCTTAGGAAAAATCGGAATACCTGCatgtcaaagaagcaaaattggaCCAAAAACAATCGACggtatattcattggttatgccTCTAACAGCGCAGCCTACAAGTTTATTCTAAAGGATGGTTCAGGTTTTGGTTCTATTAAAGAATCTAGAGATGTTGTATTTTTTGAGAATATTTTTCCGATGAAAACTAACCTTGAACCTCGTTTATCACTTGTTTCCAATAATGTTGATAATGCTCCTACTAGTGCAGTAACTAATGCAGATACAGTGACTGAACCTAGAAGAAGCAAGAGGGCTAGAATAGCAAAAGATTTTGGCCCAGACTTTGAGACAAGTTTGGCAGAAAAAGAATTTCTTGATGAGAAGGACATTCGTGCCTATGTTCTAGAAATGATCCGAGAACTTACAAGGAGGCCATGAATTCCATCGATTCTACTTTCTGGCTGGAAGCTATCAACAGTGAGATAGATTCCATCAAAGGTAATAACACTTGGATTCTCACCGATCTGCCTAGAGGGTGTAAACCTCTAAGCAACAAATGGGTGTTCAAGAAGAAACTCAATCCCGATGGATCTATCGACAAatataaagctagattggttgtatgTGGTAATCGACAAACCAAAGGTTTAGATTTCTTTGACACTTACTCTCATGTTACTAAAGTTGTACTATTAGGGCTTTAATTGCACTAGCTTCTATACATGATCTATTTGTgcatcaaatggacgttaagacaactTTTTTGAACGAAGACTTGAACGAAGAAATATACATGAAGCAACCAGAGGGTTGTGTAATTTCAGGACAAGAATACAAGGTATGTAAACTGGTTAGATCATTATATGATCTAAAGCAAGCTCCGAAGCAATGGTATGACAAATTTCATCAAACTATTACATCTTATGGTTTTCATGTAAATGATTCGGATGCCTGCGTATATGCTAAAAGTGACAAAGATGGTTGTGTCATTGTGTGtctgtatgttgatgacatgctcATTTTTGGGACTAATATGAAAGTTATCAATGATACCAAAGCCTTCTTAAGCTCTCGTTTTGACATGAAAGACCTAGGTGAAGCCAATGTTATTCTTGGTATAAAAATTTCTAGGACCAAATGGGGTTTGAGTTTGGATCAgtaactgtttgggctaaaaatagcataataaagaagGCCCATTGGATAAGGTGAAGATTACGAAAGAAGAggtaaggaggaaggaagcccgcggtcaggaaaaggggagaTGGGCTTGAGGAGAATCAAGAGCCCGTCATAGAAGATGCCCACgttaaggaaaggagtgttagggagaagtcagggagaagttaaggagaagttagggagattggGGAGAATTGGTAAAAGAGTTCGGATTTGggaagaagtccttatggaaataatattccctttccatattcgaggtaggacatgactagggttcttaccctataaatagccaaagaaGCAAATCAAAGAGGACATCCAAGACAACTCATTCAACACATTCGTACTCATTCATACAACAATAATCAAGATCATATCTCAGCAAATAATATATACGCACATTctggatcttgcaggcctgacgcctagggccagcaggattagctacgcatcacgattgtaatcatcctccaattcatatagtgcaatacttggcagggtaccgtccctcccgcggttgttcccacattgggttttccgcgtcaccaaaatcttacgtgtcaatttacattacgtagtttattttccgtttacttattgacatacgaatcttcatacaatcaaccaacgaatatagactacattgaccctaattaatcgacttaggtaaaaaagacctaaacagtttggcgcccaccgtggggcattgtggtcgtcaatcgttgatattctagatatacaatggaaaaggaagcatctgaagccatgtcagggagcaggcagtcatcgccaccaccatcgtccacccaaagtccaacatcgagagtggccacgcaggctcccgaacacaccccaagaatcataccgacaacaaaagcctctctacctcccaggaccCCTGTTGTCTCAGCCCAGACCAGATCAGATaaaggaacatcaagctcagtcgtcactccgccgcccagtcccacgcaaatcctgctcgccggcgtggaaaatcttcagaaagctatggaaaacatgagagaagaccaaaggagagcagatgtcgaggtaagaaggagagacagagagctctgggcacaaattgatctcctaaAGCAGCAATCCGGACTCAAATGAACGGGACGGTGAAGGAAGATTTCCTTTGGTAGATCGACACTGAGGAGCGAGCGGAGCGGCGGATACCAgctgaaataattacaagattggatttggctacgacaccgtcagatggaaggataaccccacgagggttaggatacctcacaccagatagctggcagccagCCAGCTGCGTAGGGATACAAACAGGTGGCCTCCCCGTCAGCAGTCCTGCAGCAATCGATCAAACACCtgtagcaggatccgagtcaaact
This sequence is a window from Silene latifolia isolate original U9 population chromosome 8, ASM4854445v1, whole genome shotgun sequence. Protein-coding genes within it:
- the LOC141594938 gene encoding uncharacterized protein LOC141594938, whose amino-acid sequence is MNQLRKYGVLIDNNLLHWMFWIPTLHKQRIGCFDICKNKWTDNVLLPRFYYDPTCNKETYLVDIGLNDECLFSIFKDIVENRYNVWVMKEYGVQESWVMLLRIPVSSCFDGKVITLVASCRSSEMVLLRQRYTSKLLLYNKVDGGISEAKFGGAPNCWNLQAYMCSRSLVDVPGGKLFEHSEAVHLA